A single bacterium DNA region contains:
- a CDS encoding DUF1573 domain-containing protein — protein MGVISIIVFSLILVLDGCSAAKVPTGPPKPELSELEFNWGRIPQNSIVTHVYNLSNAGGDSIIIEELRPHCGCTKAPLSTNVVHAGESIPIELRFNSKGYRNKARKSASLRLKSGEEVINNRLVFNAYVDTSSILFSDGQIEVSMPIVEFTDSIESIEIGLKNRMAASRNLIIVDYQSDRIEVSWEEKKLKPKDSVRLKITRKIPSKELFASITMEMEGYDNSRITIPVSGINRRATRLPSVKKVSRSQKSSSNIPWLDDPNYRGRPR, from the coding sequence ATGGGTGTTATTAGTATTATAGTTTTCTCATTGATACTTGTGTTAGATGGTTGTTCCGCCGCGAAAGTTCCAACTGGCCCCCCAAAACCAGAATTAAGCGAACTTGAGTTTAACTGGGGACGCATACCCCAGAATTCAATTGTCACACATGTGTATAATCTCAGTAATGCTGGTGGCGATTCCATTATTATCGAGGAATTGAGGCCACACTGTGGATGCACAAAAGCTCCTCTTTCCACAAATGTAGTCCATGCAGGAGAGAGCATTCCTATAGAACTGAGGTTCAACTCGAAGGGCTATCGAAATAAAGCCAGAAAATCTGCCTCATTAAGATTGAAAAGCGGCGAAGAGGTGATCAACAATCGACTCGTATTTAATGCATATGTTGATACATCCTCTATCCTCTTTTCCGATGGTCAGATCGAGGTCAGCATGCCAATCGTCGAGTTCACCGATTCCATAGAATCCATTGAGATAGGATTAAAGAACAGAATGGCGGCATCAAGAAATCTGATAATTGTCGATTATCAATCAGACAGGATTGAGGTTTCTTGGGAAGAGAAAAAACTAAAACCCAAAGATTCCGTTAGGCTTAAAATAACGCGTAAAATCCCAAGCAAGGAATTGTTTGCTTCCATTACCATGGAGATGGAGGGTTATGATAATTCGCGAATAACTATACCTGTTAGTGGTATTAACCGCCGAGCCACTAGACTTCCATCTGTGAAGAAAGTATCTCGATCTCAGAAAAGCAGTAGCAATATTCCATGGCTTGACGACCCAAATTACCGGGGCAGACCGCGTTAA
- a CDS encoding FAD-binding protein has protein sequence MNGNFALNKPTGEDILALVDIVGSDNAIVGDGMEEYSHDESPNIQAKPSLVLKAGDEKEISKILRYTNEKAIPVVTRGLGTGVAGGSIPFDSAIVLSLERMNSILEIDEENLMVITQPAVITGDLRRAVEEKGLFYPPDPASLDSCSIGGNFQTNAGGMTAVKYGITRDYVKGFRAVIPGGDVITYGGKLVKNVAGYDLTHVICGSEGTLAVTTEITFKLLPKPEFHVDLLVGFDSVEDSVSAVSEIIRRKIVPSTIEFMEGDIVRIVAEVLQKDVPMREAGAQLIISLDAESEEELEKRYFTLGEIALELGAIDVLVADNRPFQDRIWDVRRSIREALRAVSPTIVAEDVAVPRAKLAELWCGARELGKKFGIRVLSFGHAGDGNLHIDALKEDFDDTAWEKVMKDYIPELFKLAVRLGGTITAEHGIGYLKKPYLPIGIGKSELDLMKNIKHAFDPKGILNPGKAI, from the coding sequence AAGCGAAGCCATCACTGGTGCTGAAAGCAGGCGACGAAAAAGAAATATCTAAGATCCTTCGATATACAAACGAAAAGGCCATTCCTGTTGTCACGAGGGGGCTAGGCACGGGAGTAGCCGGAGGTTCGATACCATTCGACTCAGCTATTGTGCTTTCGCTAGAAAGAATGAACAGCATCCTCGAAATAGACGAGGAAAATCTAATGGTAATTACACAACCAGCAGTGATAACAGGCGATCTTAGGCGAGCTGTCGAAGAAAAAGGTCTATTTTATCCTCCAGACCCTGCAAGCCTGGATAGTTGTAGTATTGGGGGGAATTTTCAGACCAACGCCGGTGGAATGACTGCAGTTAAATATGGTATAACCCGAGATTACGTAAAAGGTTTTCGCGCAGTGATCCCCGGAGGGGACGTGATCACATATGGCGGCAAGTTGGTGAAGAATGTTGCTGGTTACGACCTTACTCATGTGATTTGTGGTTCAGAGGGAACTCTAGCGGTAACAACCGAGATAACTTTTAAGCTTCTTCCAAAACCAGAATTTCATGTCGATCTTCTTGTGGGTTTCGATTCTGTGGAGGATAGTGTCTCAGCAGTTAGTGAAATAATACGAAGAAAGATTGTGCCTTCGACAATAGAATTCATGGAAGGAGATATTGTTCGCATTGTTGCAGAGGTTTTACAAAAGGATGTCCCGATGAGGGAAGCTGGTGCACAGCTAATTATTTCCCTCGATGCTGAATCGGAGGAGGAGCTTGAAAAACGCTATTTTACTCTAGGAGAAATAGCACTCGAACTTGGCGCAATTGATGTCCTTGTTGCGGATAACAGACCATTTCAGGATAGAATATGGGATGTTCGTCGATCGATACGCGAGGCATTAAGAGCGGTAAGTCCGACAATCGTTGCAGAGGATGTTGCGGTGCCACGAGCAAAACTCGCAGAATTGTGGTGTGGCGCGCGTGAACTTGGAAAGAAATTTGGCATTCGAGTGCTTTCATTCGGACACGCCGGCGATGGCAATCTGCATATCGATGCCCTCAAGGAAGACTTCGATGATACTGCATGGGAAAAAGTCATGAAAGACTATATCCCCGAATTATTCAAATTAGCTGTCAGATTAGGTGGAACAATAACAGCCGAACACGGCATAGGATACCTCAAAAAACCTTACCTTCCGATAGGCATCGGGAAAAGCGAATTAGACTTAATGAAAAATATAAAGCATGCATTCGATCCAAAGGGAATATTGAATCCGGGGAAAGCGATTTAA